Proteins co-encoded in one Streptococcus parauberis NCFD 2020 genomic window:
- a CDS encoding IS1182 family transposase, translated as MHIHYNTNQTTLPLEIAYFLPPDHIVFTIEKVVNDLEENCFTDFYSTFGRPSYHPKLLLSALLFAYTQGVFSGRKIEKLMLENIAMQYLTGQLVVSYRTINRFRVAKEMENLIRELFIELNLRLKMADLVTLDCLYIDGTKIEANANKYSFVWKKATDKFSAKLQDDLHSYFQEEVSPLINEAINLDEQEPVTAEQLTAFAQIIEEELAELNQVIEEEPVKGQDTRKVKRRKLKKVLRKVKDDFSVRAEKYEFYHSTFDGRNSFSKTDTDATFMRMRDDHMRNGQLKAGYNLQIATENQFVLHYDIFPNPTDTTTLIPLLDSYPHDLKMVVADAGYGSEENLTRLDQLGVEHLIKYGMFDKEQKRKKRQSTKNLDNWFYDEVSDTYTHPDGWDYHFDYIKQTRTSTGFQQESRVYRAEYPDLAPQKCLYVNQRYQELKRKESQALLSEEGSHIFAKRKIGVEPVFGQIKACLGYKRCNLRGKGKVKIDMGLVLMANNLLKYNKRMIRN; from the coding sequence ATGCATATTCACTATAACACAAATCAAACAACTTTACCATTAGAAATTGCCTATTTCTTGCCACCAGACCATATTGTCTTTACTATCGAAAAAGTGGTAAATGATTTGGAAGAAAATTGTTTTACTGACTTTTACTCGACCTTTGGTCGTCCTTCTTATCACCCTAAATTGTTATTATCTGCTCTCTTGTTCGCTTATACTCAAGGAGTCTTCTCTGGTCGCAAAATTGAAAAATTAATGTTGGAAAACATAGCTATGCAGTATCTGACTGGTCAACTGGTCGTTAGTTATCGAACCATTAATCGCTTCCGTGTGGCCAAAGAAATGGAAAACTTAATCAGAGAGTTATTCATCGAACTAAATCTTCGTCTCAAGATGGCGGATTTAGTTACTCTAGACTGTCTCTATATTGACGGCACTAAGATTGAAGCCAATGCCAATAAATACAGCTTTGTCTGGAAGAAAGCGACTGATAAATTCTCTGCCAAGCTTCAAGATGACCTACACAGCTATTTTCAAGAAGAAGTTAGCCCCTTGATTAACGAGGCGATTAATCTAGATGAACAAGAACCAGTAACTGCTGAACAGTTGACCGCATTTGCTCAAATTATCGAAGAAGAATTGGCAGAGTTAAATCAAGTCATTGAGGAGGAACCTGTCAAAGGTCAGGATACACGAAAAGTCAAACGCCGAAAACTTAAGAAGGTCCTACGAAAGGTTAAGGATGATTTTTCAGTGCGGGCTGAGAAATATGAATTCTATCACTCTACCTTCGATGGTCGCAATAGCTTCTCCAAAACAGATACAGACGCCACCTTTATGCGGATGAGAGATGACCATATGAGGAATGGGCAACTTAAAGCAGGTTATAATCTTCAAATCGCCACGGAAAATCAGTTTGTCCTTCATTATGATATCTTTCCAAACCCAACCGATACCACAACACTCATTCCACTATTAGATAGTTATCCCCATGACCTCAAGATGGTTGTTGCGGATGCAGGTTATGGTAGTGAAGAAAACTTAACCAGACTTGACCAACTTGGAGTTGAGCACCTGATTAAATATGGCATGTTTGATAAGGAACAGAAAAGAAAGAAGAGACAATCCACAAAGAATCTAGATAATTGGTTTTACGATGAGGTCAGTGATACCTACACGCATCCGGATGGTTGGGATTATCATTTTGACTATATCAAACAGACTAGAACATCTACTGGATTCCAACAAGAGAGCAGAGTTTATAGGGCAGAATATCCTGATTTAGCCCCTCAGAAATGTCTTTATGTGAATCAGAGATACCAAGAGTTAAAAAGAAAAGAGAGTCAAGCGCTTTTATCTGAAGAAGGCAGTCACATCTTTGCAAAACGAAAGATTGGTGTAGAACCTGTCTTTGGTCAGATAAAGGCTTGTTTAGGTTACAAACGTTGTAACCTGAGAGGAAAAGGGAAAGTAAAAATTGATATGGGATTGGTCCTCATGGCCAATAATCTACTGAAATACAATAAGAGAATGATAAGAAATTAA
- a CDS encoding THUMP domain-containing class I SAM-dependent RNA methyltransferase — protein sequence MKQNFKLVATVAAGLESVVGKEIKNLGFDCKVENGKVFFDGDVEAIIKTNLWLRAADRIKIIVGQFPARTFEELFQGVTNLDWEDYIPLGAKFPIAKAKCVKSKLHNEPSVQAITKKAVVKKLQKHYHRPEGVPLQEIGAEFKLEVSILKDVATIMIDTTGTSLFKRGYRSQKGGAPIKENMAAAILALTNWYPDKPLIDPTCGSGTFCIEAALIGMNIAPGFNRSFACEEWNWVDKDLVEKVRNEADEQANYDVKLDISGFDIDARLIEIAKENAVEAGLADVITFKQMRLQDLKTDKVNGVLISNPPYGERLLDDKAVDILYNEMGQSFAPLKTWSQFILTSDENFEKKFGRKADKKRKLYNGTLKVDLYQFYGERVKRNLAER from the coding sequence ATGAAACAAAATTTTAAACTGGTTGCAACAGTTGCCGCAGGTCTTGAATCTGTAGTTGGAAAAGAAATCAAAAACCTTGGTTTTGATTGTAAAGTTGAAAATGGTAAGGTCTTTTTTGATGGTGATGTAGAAGCTATCATTAAAACCAATTTATGGTTACGTGCTGCCGATAGAATTAAAATTATCGTTGGTCAGTTTCCAGCCCGTACTTTTGAAGAACTCTTTCAAGGGGTAACCAATTTAGATTGGGAAGACTATATTCCACTGGGAGCTAAGTTTCCAATTGCTAAAGCGAAATGTGTTAAATCTAAATTGCATAACGAACCAAGTGTTCAAGCTATTACCAAAAAAGCTGTTGTTAAAAAACTTCAGAAACATTACCATCGTCCCGAGGGTGTCCCTCTACAAGAGATTGGTGCAGAGTTCAAATTAGAAGTTTCCATTCTTAAAGATGTGGCGACAATTATGATTGATACAACTGGTACAAGTTTATTTAAGCGTGGGTACCGTAGTCAAAAAGGTGGCGCACCAATTAAAGAAAATATGGCAGCAGCCATCTTAGCTTTAACAAATTGGTACCCTGATAAGCCCTTGATTGATCCAACTTGTGGTTCTGGTACATTTTGTATTGAAGCAGCTTTAATTGGGATGAATATTGCACCAGGATTTAATCGCTCATTTGCTTGTGAAGAGTGGAATTGGGTAGATAAAGACTTAGTTGAAAAAGTCAGAAATGAAGCAGACGAACAAGCTAATTACGATGTTAAATTAGATATTTCAGGCTTTGATATCGATGCCCGTCTAATTGAGATTGCTAAAGAAAATGCTGTTGAGGCAGGTTTAGCAGATGTCATTACCTTTAAACAGATGCGTTTACAAGACTTGAAAACTGATAAAGTTAATGGTGTACTGATTTCTAATCCACCATATGGTGAACGATTACTGGATGACAAAGCTGTTGACATTTTGTATAATGAAATGGGTCAATCCTTTGCACCACTAAAAACATGGAGCCAATTCATATTAACTAGTGATGAAAATTTTGAAAAGAAATTTGGAAGAAAAGCGGATAAAAAACGTAAACTTTATAACGGCACCTTAAAAGTAGATTTATATCAATTTTATGGTGAGCGTGTGAAGAGAAATCTTGCAGAGAGGTAA
- the recU gene encoding Holliday junction resolvase RecU — MVNYPHHLKRKNASPVQTKKKESKVDFANRGMSFEAAINATNDYYLSRHLAVIHKKPTPIQIVKVDYPHRSRAKIVEAYFRQASTTDYSGVYKGYYIDFEAKETRQKTAMPMKNFHAHQIEHMASVLEQKGICFVLLHFSTLKETYYLPAEKLIAFYQIDKGNKSMPLDYIKKNSFPIIIGAFPQVPYLDIIEENFIGGD; from the coding sequence ATGGTTAACTACCCTCATCATCTTAAACGGAAAAATGCAAGCCCTGTTCAAACAAAGAAAAAAGAGTCAAAAGTTGATTTTGCAAATCGTGGGATGTCATTTGAAGCAGCAATTAATGCCACAAATGATTATTACCTCTCTCGACATCTTGCTGTTATCCATAAAAAACCTACACCAATACAAATTGTCAAAGTTGACTATCCACATCGAAGTCGAGCCAAAATTGTCGAAGCTTATTTCAGACAAGCTTCCACTACTGACTATTCCGGTGTATATAAAGGGTACTATATAGATTTCGAAGCCAAGGAAACACGGCAAAAAACGGCCATGCCCATGAAGAATTTCCATGCACATCAGATAGAGCATATGGCTTCGGTTTTAGAACAAAAGGGAATTTGCTTTGTCCTTTTACACTTTTCAACCCTAAAAGAAACATATTATCTTCCAGCTGAAAAATTGATAGCTTTTTATCAAATTGATAAGGGCAACAAGTCAATGCCACTTGATTATATCAAAAAAAACAGTTTCCCGATAATTATTGGAGCCTTTCCCCAGGTTCCTTACTTAGATATTATAGAAGAAAATTTTATAGGCGGTGATTAA
- a CDS encoding cell division site-positioning protein MapZ family protein — translation MSEENKDFEINQEGQSLDIDQAKNMTVGEAVRKDSEIKAGVTENDNILDKYIKQHREEVASQKFDTKYSDLETLDTETLDNFIKKQREELSKSEQEEIISEEPNQTEEDSGAAGAAIAGAGAGIGASTLASDPVVAEDKNEAVSESTESRQSILADNEKPRKSSGKMKKILASLLALILLILAIFFGMDYLKGSSTSTKTDPSTKQTTSKKEKSSSAAIAKKKNKAFTDVYAGFFTDEKKDKLKNESFAKLGDLETALKDLKGTAYYDKAKEKFDALKKQVTAIEAVNGKFSTEAIKDGKKISATVKSNAKFDDLKDDLVNTGNPSLDLLIQSAIKDGRDQLSKKAEAEKAAASKKAEEDKKAADAAEQQGQANAAASANQAAGSTTNNGSSANTNNAAPSTQIPSGNYSGLQRDLSRVPYNSAVIADTTNPAWLFSPGILEKVVATAQARGYISGNNYILEPVNIVNGNGYYNMFKADGTYLFSINCKTGFFVGNAKGHSDGLDY, via the coding sequence GTGTCAGAAGAAAATAAAGATTTTGAAATTAACCAAGAAGGTCAGTCCCTTGATATAGATCAAGCTAAAAATATGACTGTTGGTGAAGCAGTTCGTAAGGATTCAGAAATCAAAGCAGGCGTGACTGAAAATGATAATATCCTTGATAAGTATATTAAACAGCATAGAGAAGAAGTGGCATCACAAAAATTTGATACCAAATATTCTGACTTAGAAACGCTTGATACAGAAACACTTGATAACTTTATTAAAAAACAACGAGAAGAACTGTCGAAATCTGAACAAGAAGAAATAATTTCAGAAGAGCCAAATCAAACTGAAGAAGATTCAGGTGCTGCTGGCGCAGCAATCGCTGGCGCTGGTGCTGGAATTGGTGCATCAACTCTCGCTTCTGATCCAGTAGTTGCTGAAGATAAAAATGAAGCAGTGTCAGAATCAACTGAGTCAAGACAAAGTATTCTTGCTGATAATGAAAAGCCTAGAAAATCTTCTGGCAAGATGAAAAAAATTCTAGCAAGTTTGCTCGCGTTAATTCTATTAATCTTAGCTATCTTCTTTGGAATGGATTATCTAAAAGGGTCATCCACAAGTACAAAGACAGATCCTTCAACAAAACAAACTACTAGTAAAAAAGAAAAATCGTCAAGCGCAGCAATAGCCAAAAAGAAAAACAAAGCATTTACAGATGTTTATGCCGGTTTCTTTACTGATGAGAAAAAAGATAAGTTGAAAAATGAATCTTTTGCAAAATTAGGCGATTTGGAAACAGCTCTTAAAGATTTAAAAGGTACTGCATATTACGACAAAGCTAAAGAAAAATTTGATGCTTTGAAAAAGCAAGTTACAGCTATCGAGGCCGTTAATGGTAAATTCTCTACTGAGGCCATTAAAGATGGTAAGAAAATTAGCGCTACCGTTAAGTCAAATGCCAAGTTTGATGATTTGAAAGATGATTTAGTTAATACTGGTAATCCAAGTTTAGATCTCTTAATTCAATCGGCAATTAAAGACGGTCGTGATCAATTGAGTAAAAAAGCTGAGGCAGAAAAGGCGGCTGCAAGCAAAAAAGCTGAAGAAGATAAGAAAGCTGCTGATGCTGCAGAACAACAAGGTCAAGCAAACGCTGCTGCAAGTGCTAATCAAGCTGCAGGTTCAACCACTAACAATGGTTCATCTGCAAATACCAATAATGCAGCTCCAAGTACACAAATTCCTTCAGGTAACTATTCAGGTCTTCAACGAGATTTATCTCGTGTCCCTTATAATAGCGCTGTGATCGCAGATACAACTAATCCTGCTTGGCTATTTAGCCCAGGTATTCTAGAAAAAGTTGTTGCAACAGCTCAAGCTCGTGGTTATATTTCAGGAAATAATTATATCTTAGAACCAGTAAACATTGTAAATGGTAATGGTTACTACAATATGTTTAAAGCTGACGGAACTTATTTGTTCTCTATCAACTGCAAAACTGGATTCTTTGTGGGTAACGCCAAAGGACATTCAGACGGTTTAGATTATTAA
- the pbp1a gene encoding penicillin-binding protein PBP1A has protein sequence MIKIKNPTVRKILKYAIAGILSFIIISILFGGLLFAFYVSSAPKLSETSLKSTNSSLVYDANNKLIADLGSEKRENVTADSIPLNLVNAITSIEDKRFFNHRGVDLYRILGAAFHNLTSSTTQGGSTLDQQLIKLAYFSTKESDQTLKRKAQEVWLSLKMERKYTKQEILTFYINKVYMGNGNYGMLTASKAYYGKDLKDLSFAQLALLAGIPQAPNQYDPYANPQAATTRRNVVLQQMYHDKNLTKSEYDEAINTPVNDGLKPLKQTSSYPKYMDNYLKQAIAQVKSETNKDIFTSGLKVYTNLVPDAQQRLYDIYNTEDYVYYPDDKFQVASTIVDVTNGHVIAQLGGRNQDSNVSFGTNQAVLTDRDWGSTMKPISAYAPAIESGTYNSTSQSTNDSIYYWPGTQTQLYDWDRKYNGWMTIQTAIQQSRNVPAVRALEAAGLETAKSFLNGLGIDYPEMNYSNAISSNNSGTGDKYGASSEKMAIAYAAFANGGTYYKPQYINKIEFSDGTKKVFENKGSRAMKETTAYMMTDMMKTVLTYGTGVDAQIPGVVQAGKTGTSNYTDDELAKISAETGLYPDYVGTMAPDENFVGFTNKYAMAVWTGYKSRLTPVYGEGLKVATSVYRNMMAYVTEGYSEDWLMPTGLYRSGGFLYLSGTYTTNNNYGSSVYNNIYGNSSSSKASSDSNSSSASASTPESSDSSTASETDPSTTPPTSDTTPSVRP, from the coding sequence GTGATTAAAATCAAAAATCCAACAGTTAGAAAAATACTAAAATATGCAATCGCAGGTATCCTTAGTTTTATCATTATTTCAATTCTTTTCGGCGGACTTTTATTCGCATTTTATGTAAGTTCAGCTCCAAAACTTTCAGAAACATCACTTAAGTCAACTAATTCCAGCTTGGTTTATGATGCAAACAATAAATTAATTGCTGACCTCGGGTCTGAAAAACGAGAAAACGTTACAGCTGACAGCATTCCGTTAAATTTGGTTAATGCCATCACTTCAATTGAAGATAAACGTTTCTTCAATCATCGAGGAGTGGACTTATATCGTATTCTGGGAGCAGCTTTCCATAACTTAACCAGCTCTACTACTCAAGGTGGTTCAACTTTAGACCAACAGCTTATCAAGTTAGCTTATTTCTCTACTAAGGAATCTGACCAAACATTGAAACGTAAAGCTCAAGAAGTTTGGCTATCACTTAAAATGGAAAGAAAATATACTAAGCAAGAAATCCTAACTTTCTATATCAATAAAGTTTATATGGGAAATGGGAACTATGGTATGTTAACAGCTTCTAAAGCATATTATGGGAAAGACTTAAAAGATTTATCTTTTGCTCAACTAGCTTTACTTGCTGGGATACCACAAGCACCTAATCAGTACGATCCATATGCAAATCCTCAAGCCGCAACTACTCGCCGTAATGTGGTACTGCAACAAATGTATCACGATAAAAATTTAACTAAATCAGAATATGATGAAGCAATTAACACACCTGTCAATGATGGATTAAAACCCTTAAAACAGACTTCAAGTTATCCTAAATATATGGATAATTATTTGAAGCAAGCAATTGCACAAGTTAAATCCGAAACTAATAAAGATATTTTTACATCAGGTCTTAAAGTTTATACAAATTTAGTTCCTGATGCCCAACAACGTCTTTATGATATTTATAACACAGAGGATTATGTTTACTACCCTGATGATAAATTCCAAGTAGCTTCAACAATTGTAGATGTAACAAATGGTCATGTAATTGCTCAGTTAGGTGGTAGAAATCAAGATTCAAATGTTTCATTTGGAACAAACCAAGCTGTTCTGACTGACCGAGATTGGGGTTCAACTATGAAACCAATTTCTGCTTATGCTCCAGCAATTGAATCTGGAACATATAATTCAACATCACAATCAACAAATGACTCCATCTACTACTGGCCTGGAACACAAACACAACTATATGACTGGGATCGTAAGTACAATGGTTGGATGACCATTCAAACTGCTATCCAACAATCACGTAATGTTCCAGCAGTTAGAGCACTTGAAGCTGCAGGTTTAGAAACAGCTAAATCATTCTTGAATGGTTTAGGTATTGACTATCCTGAAATGAATTATTCAAATGCTATCTCAAGTAATAACAGTGGTACTGGAGACAAGTATGGTGCAAGCAGTGAAAAAATGGCTATAGCCTATGCTGCATTTGCAAACGGTGGTACATATTACAAACCTCAATACATCAACAAAATTGAATTTAGTGATGGTACAAAAAAAGTCTTTGAAAATAAAGGCTCCCGTGCTATGAAAGAAACAACGGCCTACATGATGACAGATATGATGAAAACCGTTTTAACTTATGGTACAGGGGTTGATGCACAGATTCCTGGCGTTGTTCAAGCTGGTAAAACAGGAACTTCAAACTATACCGATGATGAGCTTGCAAAAATTTCGGCAGAAACTGGACTATATCCTGATTATGTTGGAACAATGGCTCCAGACGAGAACTTTGTCGGATTTACTAATAAATATGCCATGGCAGTTTGGACTGGTTATAAAAGCCGTCTAACTCCAGTGTATGGAGAAGGCTTGAAGGTAGCAACAAGTGTATACCGTAATATGATGGCTTATGTCACTGAAGGATATAGTGAAGACTGGTTAATGCCAACTGGTTTATATCGCAGTGGTGGCTTCCTCTATTTAAGTGGAACATACACCACTAATAATAATTATGGTAGTTCAGTTTACAATAACATCTATGGTAATTCAAGTAGCTCAAAAGCTTCATCAGATTCAAATTCAAGTAGTGCTAGTGCTTCTACACCTGAAAGTTCTGATTCATCGACTGCATCTGAAACAGATCCCAGTACTACGCCTCCTACGAGTGATACTACTCCTAGCGTAAGACCATGA
- the pepC gene encoding aminopeptidase C, with protein MTELTKNFTEKLFNQYETNAKFSAVENAVTHNGLLKSLETRQSEIDNNFAFSIDLTKDEVSNQKASGRCWMFAALNTFRHKLITDFQLENFELSQAHTFFWDKYEKSNWFMEQVIATADQELTSRKVKFLLDVPQQDGGQWDMVVALFDKYGVVPKSVYPESISSSNSRELNQYLNKLLRQDAQILRELISSGQKEETIQNKKEELLTEIFNFLAINLGLPPRQFDFAFRDKDNNYQAEKAITPKAFYEKYVGLKLSDYVSIINAPTADKPYGKAYTVEMLGNVVGGPEVRYLNVEMNRFKELAIKQMESGETVWFGSDVGQVSDRQKGILATNTYDFTSSMDIVLSQDKAGRLDYSESLMTHAMVLTGVDLDQYGTPIKWKVENSWGDKVGEKGYFVASDAWMDEYTYQIVVRKEFLAENELAAFEGEAQVLAPWDPMGALAK; from the coding sequence ATGACAGAACTTACAAAAAACTTCACAGAAAAATTGTTCAATCAATATGAGACAAATGCTAAATTTTCAGCAGTAGAAAATGCAGTTACTCATAATGGCTTGTTAAAATCACTAGAAACTAGACAAAGTGAAATTGACAATAATTTTGCTTTTTCAATTGATTTAACCAAGGATGAAGTATCAAATCAAAAAGCATCCGGAAGATGCTGGATGTTTGCCGCATTAAATACATTCCGTCACAAATTAATCACAGATTTCCAATTAGAGAACTTTGAGCTTTCTCAAGCTCATACATTCTTCTGGGATAAATATGAAAAATCAAATTGGTTTATGGAACAAGTTATTGCAACAGCAGACCAAGAGTTAACTAGTCGTAAAGTTAAATTTCTTTTAGATGTACCTCAACAAGACGGTGGTCAATGGGATATGGTAGTAGCTTTATTTGACAAATATGGAGTTGTTCCAAAATCAGTTTATCCAGAATCTATTTCATCAAGTAATAGTCGAGAATTGAATCAATATCTCAATAAGTTATTGAGACAAGATGCTCAAATTTTGCGTGAGCTAATTTCGTCTGGTCAAAAAGAGGAGACTATTCAGAATAAGAAAGAAGAACTACTAACAGAAATATTCAATTTCTTAGCTATCAACCTCGGATTACCTCCTCGTCAATTTGACTTTGCATTCCGTGATAAAGATAATAATTATCAAGCAGAAAAAGCAATTACACCTAAAGCATTCTATGAAAAATATGTGGGATTAAAGCTATCTGACTATGTTTCTATTATTAATGCGCCAACAGCTGATAAACCATATGGAAAGGCATATACGGTTGAAATGCTTGGAAATGTTGTAGGTGGTCCAGAAGTTCGTTACTTAAATGTTGAGATGAACAGATTCAAAGAATTAGCTATTAAACAAATGGAAAGTGGCGAAACTGTTTGGTTTGGTTCAGATGTTGGTCAAGTATCGGATAGACAAAAGGGAATCTTAGCAACAAATACTTATGATTTTACATCAAGTATGGATATTGTTTTGAGTCAAGATAAAGCTGGTCGATTAGACTATAGTGAAAGTTTAATGACACACGCTATGGTTTTAACAGGAGTTGATTTAGATCAATATGGTACTCCAATTAAATGGAAGGTAGAAAATTCTTGGGGAGATAAGGTTGGTGAAAAGGGCTACTTTGTTGCTTCAGATGCCTGGATGGATGAGTACACTTATCAAATTGTTGTTCGAAAAGAATTTTTAGCAGAAAATGAATTAGCTGCTTTTGAAGGAGAAGCTCAGGTATTAGCACCTTGGGACCCAATGGGAGCTTTAGCAAAATAA
- a CDS encoding cation transporter: protein MNYKNIEKKALLISSIVNGINAFAGIFIYIITGLNALLLDSVFSVIGLVSSIAAIYISKNSHKKTDNFPRGLYFLEPLFGVLKSIATLMLLLIALLESGAVAYSYFTYGEGELIHTGPVLPYTIITGIICFVLSYYNHRKNKAINNLSTILHAESKANLVDGLISIGIGITVFLLNFISQDGQLGFFHYTGDFFITVILVLLSFKEPLTILIHSFKEFAYSTVQNDKLEEAIVYVVNHHLKEYQDDYDIFVHKQGMQINVRILILDLESHYIIKQFALKKADLLNHLRKKFDQIHLEFVF, encoded by the coding sequence ATGAACTACAAAAATATAGAAAAAAAAGCACTTTTAATCTCTTCAATTGTTAATGGCATTAATGCTTTCGCTGGTATTTTTATTTATATTATCACGGGATTAAACGCACTTTTATTAGATAGTGTCTTTTCAGTCATTGGACTTGTTTCTTCAATTGCTGCTATCTATATTAGTAAAAATAGCCACAAAAAAACTGACAATTTTCCTAGGGGTCTCTATTTCTTGGAGCCATTATTTGGGGTATTAAAATCAATAGCTACTTTAATGTTACTGCTGATTGCACTTCTTGAAAGTGGCGCAGTCGCTTATTCATATTTTACATATGGTGAAGGTGAACTCATCCACACGGGACCCGTTTTACCTTATACAATTATTACAGGTATAATTTGTTTCGTCCTTTCCTACTATAACCATCGAAAAAATAAGGCAATCAATAATCTTAGTACAATTTTACATGCTGAAAGCAAGGCAAATTTAGTTGACGGTCTTATCTCCATTGGTATCGGAATAACCGTTTTTCTACTAAATTTCATCAGTCAAGATGGACAACTGGGCTTTTTCCATTACACAGGTGATTTTTTTATCACGGTAATATTAGTGCTACTTTCCTTTAAAGAGCCTCTAACGATATTAATCCATTCCTTTAAAGAATTTGCCTATTCAACAGTTCAAAATGATAAACTTGAAGAAGCAATCGTTTATGTCGTTAATCACCATCTAAAGGAATATCAAGATGATTATGACATTTTTGTTCATAAACAAGGAATGCAAATAAACGTCAGAATATTAATTTTAGATCTTGAAAGTCATTACATTATCAAACAGTTTGCTTTAAAAAAGGCAGATTTATTGAATCATTTACGCAAAAAATTTGATCAAATTCATTTAGAATTTGTTTTCTAA
- the gpsB gene encoding cell division regulator GpsB — MTSIIYSPKDIFEQEFKTSMRGFDKKEVDEFLDNVIKDYETYIAEIEGLKSEIEQLRRQGNQARSNIQEERPAPVQPTRVTQTATNFDILKRISRLEKEVFGKQIVE, encoded by the coding sequence ATGACAAGTATTATTTATAGTCCAAAGGACATTTTTGAACAAGAATTTAAAACAAGTATGCGGGGCTTTGATAAAAAAGAAGTTGATGAATTTTTAGACAATGTTATCAAAGATTATGAAACATATATTGCTGAAATTGAAGGATTGAAATCTGAAATTGAACAGTTGAGACGCCAAGGAAATCAAGCTCGAAGTAACATTCAAGAAGAACGTCCTGCTCCTGTTCAACCAACTAGAGTGACTCAAACAGCCACTAATTTTGATATATTAAAACGCATTAGCCGACTTGAAAAAGAAGTTTTTGGCAAACAAATTGTAGAGTAA
- a CDS encoding SLOG family protein, with protein sequence MTAILISGYRSSDLGIFQDKDKRIPYIKIAIKKDIIAYIEEGIEWFIFTGNLGFEYWALEVCQELKNDYPINLATIFIFENHGENWNESNQNKLRVFRQVDFVKYCFPSYENPGQFKQYNQFLADNTDKAYIFYDEENVTNLKYLVKFLKAQPGYLVDSLTFERLNEIVEDQ encoded by the coding sequence ATGACTGCAATTCTAATCAGTGGCTATAGGAGTTCCGATTTAGGAATATTTCAAGATAAAGATAAGCGAATTCCATATATCAAAATAGCTATAAAGAAAGATATTATTGCATATATAGAAGAAGGAATTGAATGGTTTATCTTTACTGGTAACTTAGGATTTGAATATTGGGCTCTTGAGGTTTGTCAAGAATTAAAAAATGATTACCCTATTAATTTGGCAACAATATTTATCTTTGAAAATCACGGTGAGAATTGGAACGAGAGTAACCAGAATAAGTTACGTGTCTTTCGTCAAGTTGATTTTGTTAAATATTGTTTTCCGTCATATGAAAATCCAGGCCAGTTTAAACAATACAATCAGTTTTTAGCGGATAATACAGATAAAGCTTACATCTTTTATGATGAAGAAAATGTCACAAATTTGAAGTATCTAGTTAAATTTTTAAAAGCACAACCAGGCTATTTAGTTGATTCGTTAACCTTTGAACGACTTAATGAAATAGTAGAAGATCAGTAA